The window tttagattttggattattatagacaatatcaataaaaattgtgagatttttcttgcactcttgtgtgtggctactcttgaatttattcttcaaccttcaagactcaacttaaggtggtaagattaaactcttttgaaatcttagatcacttctaggtattcaagaaaggtgataagtttaggtttattattgttcttgttattctaaagggtctggtttcacaatctatctcttatttttaattctctaccaaaggcgattagttctttgttagctaattgttgttgttaggattcaacttcaagaatagacttcttgaattcaagaaactctttcttgaattcaatctatctttaatttttcgttgtttttttttttgtttctttattttcttttagcttccgcacgtttcttgattttctttagtaattcttggacccctatcgtgttgttatcacctttgaccctgggctcgatcatggcttcgatcgtggccctcgaccctgggctcgatcatggcttcgatcgtggccctcgacttctgggctcgattctgagagatttctgggctcgaatctggcagaagaaatttccaacagaagaaaattgcagcaggtgttgtagttcaatttttgatccgttaaccattcgaaactcacccgaggcccatcgggacttcaaccaaatataccaacaagtcctaaaacatcatacaaacttagtcgaatcctcaaatcacctcaaacaacgctaaaaccatgaattacgccccaattcaagcctattgaactttgaaatttctaatttctacaaataacgctgaaacctatcaaatgacgtctgattgacctcaaattttgcacacaagtcataaaatgacataacatacttattaaaattgtcagaatcagattttgaccccgatatcaaaaagtcaacccctcagtGAAACGTcctaaaattcaactttcggcatttcaagcctaatttcactacggaccttcaaataattttttgggcatactcctaagtctaaaattaccatacggggctattgaaatcatcagaattgaattccgaggtcgtttacacataagtcaatacccggtcaactatttcaacttaagcttccaacatgaaaattcattcttccaatctaactccgaaataccttaaaaccaaaagcgataattcacacaagttataatacctcgtaggaagttattcaagacttcaaatagttgaaaggaacgtaaatgctcaaaacgaccggtcgggtcgttacacatgcgCTCATCTCTTCAGGAAAAGTATGAAGCATCTCGGCATGGAACAGAGCATTCCATGATTTAACAAATTCCAGCCCATCTCTCTTGAAGAAATCAGAGACACCATGCTCTAATCTAACACCCATCTCTCTTGAAAGAATCAAGACACCTTGCTGGAATCAGACACAAACACACAACAATACTTTCCTATAAGGTCACTAGCGAACTCAAGGGAGAAAAGTGCGCAACTATAAACACTGTCTTCTAAGTCTCTCTAAGTCTAAGTACAAATATTGTATTCTTGAGTCTACAAGTATCATAAAAAATAGAAGGAGTTAGAAcacaaaagagagttgtgtcaacaTCCGAAAATCATTATTGCTAAACATCATTGGTGGTGAACGAGCCAAAACCATCACTGTTGTAATTCTTTGTCAAAGATCTAAAaagaacccttgtgacccaaggaaAACTGAACGTAAGTACCATACCGATACTAAATCAGTATAAAAACTGTTGTGTCTTGTGTTGCCATCAAATTCATTACATTCATCTCTATCTTATCTGTCGACTAAGTGAAAACTTAGTCAACTAAGAAATTAATAGTCCAAAATAcaccccctcttgtactttcaattatAAGATCCAAAAAATGCTTCTATTGACTGATCTAAAGAAACTAGCTAGTCCAGCAAATAAGCAGATGGTTCGATACCATCTACCTTTCATTTTATGCAGGTGAAGTAAGAACAAACAAGAGGGTTCGCATCTTTCTTTACGAGAAACCATATTTTCATGTCTTACATTGGCACAACGTAAACGTGTTCTTTAATTGTATTAAGTTGTGTACGTATAGATTATGTGCCTTTGTTGTTCTCTCTTCTGTTGGCAAGACTGTTCTAGTTCCTATGCTTGTGTTAGAAGGAATAAACAGGTTCTCTTAACTATGGTTTGGGATCTAAATCTCAAGTTTAAATTTAGAAACAgagctttttatttttatttttcaagttgAGACTGTTATTCGATTTGATTTCTTTCATCTTAACATGCTCCTCTTTTATAACTCTACAAGCCTGAAACTTGCTGTGAGTCAAATAAAGTAATGTATTGATTTTTAATATTAACCAAACACCGGACAAGTAATGCCACATTTAATACCGAGATTAAATATCCTTATACCTCACACAATAAGTCTTGCTTACATTTACCCCGAGTGAATCcaaggaaatatatatatataggggcaAATTAGAGCTTCAAAAATTGTGACAAAAGGGGTGGGAATGCGATTGGAATTAAAATCAACACGTGCTTCGTTTTAGCTTAACTCATGCAGACTGTTGAACTATATTTTATCTGAAATTTACATTAACGCATATAAAGATGACCTCTATTGATTAGTATGAAATGGGACATAATAGCGGCAgtggcggatctaggattttaaAGTCGTGGGTGCTCactaataaaaattctgaaagaAGAGGAAAAATGAATTTAGTTATGGGTGCTTACtcaatatttatttaaatatttttataaataccTATACAAATTTACTAAATTTTGTTAAAGATATAACATGTAGATCCGCCACTGTTATAGCGGGATTCGTCAAGTCATCCAAAATGGAAGCAAGCTAGCAAGTAGATACTTAGAAGATCTTGACTTAAGCTAAAAACCAAACGTTTTTTGCAAGTGAGATGACTATATGGTGAAATCTCCAAGATAGGTCTAGGGACAACCACAGTATCAAGTCTTCTGTGGCTCTAAATTGCTATGCACTACTTTATTCAGTAATTTTTTCCACACATATTCAAGGATTGATATTCCAGTCATCTTGCCCATCTTTAAAGGTTGACTTTTTTGGACAAGTCATCTAAAACAAATGTTGGATAGGTACTGAGATGTTACTCTTTTGTTTTACAAAGAAAAATTTGTTGTGTACTGTGTAGAGATGCTGTAATTCCTATATAACCTTCTGCTAGCTAAGTTTATTAAAACAGTAAACTAAACCACAGTAACTGAAGGATATGGGGAATACTAAGTTATGGTTGTGGGTGTTCTTTCTGATGATAATTGTGGCAAATGGTTGTTTGGAGGAAGAGAGAAGTGCTCTTTTGGAGCTGCAGGCAGACATGATGATTGGTTTTCTAAATTGTTGTTCATTGCCTCGGGTAAAATGCAACTTAGCAACAGGTCGAGTGATCAAACTCGATCTCAGACGAGCCTCTCTGTTTCGCGACGGTTGGAATTTTAATGCTTCTTTGTTTCTTCCATTCAAATCGCTGCAAGTTCTTATACTATCTCAAAATTATCTTACAGGATGGACCAAAAACGAAGGTTAATCTCTTTTTGCCTAATCTTGTATCAAATTATATATATTAACCTGCTTTTTTCTTCTGATTTTGTTTTCCAGGGTTTGACAAACTGTCGAATCTTACGAACCTGAAAGTACTAGATTTGCAGGCTAATCCCCTCCACCTAGATGTTTTATCATCTTTGTGTTGGATTTCATCTCTTGAGGTTCTAAGACTTAGTACATATGTTGATACCTCTTACAGCACACAAACGAATTATGGTAGTATCCACACACTCTCTCTAAATATATATCGAGTATCAACTATAGCTAACGTTTCAATTTCtacattatttatttttatcCGTGCTAGCTAAAACTTTTATTGTACTATTCTTTTGTCTTAGTTACAAATTAAGCGTGTCATATTCTTTATTCATGAGTTCTTGATCTTCATCGGTTTCTGCtacttcttttatttttctttattaaaaGGAACCTCTCTTCATGTTCAACTATATGAATTTTAGTGCTTTAATAAATTCAATGTTATTTTTTGTATTTGTGCATATGATTATGTACGTACATAAATTTAACAAAGATATAGTATATGGTTAGGCTTTCAACTTCGTAGCAAATCATTTTTTAAAACTGAAATTCTTCCACTATAGTACATCATTTTATCGTCTTCAACTAATCGAACCCAGACCACAAAGTAGGTAAAAACTTTGTTCTAATTAATCCATGTATAAAGAAAACAACGGAAAACAAATTATCTGAAGCAGGATGATATTTTAATTTTGCTTGATAATGAGAAGAAGGTTCATATTATTAATCaaggccaaaaaaaaaaaaggtaaagacTTCTACAGTATGCTTTTCTACAAGAACCAACAGTTCTTTTTTGGCGAATTGGGTTGTTGAAGAAGACCCAACGTTTGATTTTCCAAAGAAAACATCCTTCAGAGTTAAAAGGAGTCCGTCTAACTTTTATGTTTTAATGAGCAGCTGTTAAgaacaattaagtaaaagaaaaaattgaACCTATTATGTAGCAAGTTAGCAATATAGTATAATGTATAAGAATTTTCTtgcgaatatatatattttggacaTGTTTATGCAATACggtaaagggccaaatatacctctctactttcgaaaatggtctaagaatacccttcgttatactattgggttatctatacccttgccgtcatactttgggttcaaatatatctCTCATTTAAACGGatggacacgtgtcatcgtcctgttggccaattctaattacttctaattaattaaaaaaatccattacccatacccgaaaagcaattttctaaatcaatttttttttgtaaaaacaggaaaaaactgaatttgtttttctaaaaactgaaaaaaacgaaaatatcaaaaaaactgctttaaaaaaaagggaaaaatattttctaaaacaatatttttgtaaaaactgaaaagcaattttctaaagcaatttaaaaatggaaaaaacagaatttttttaaaataaaaactgaaaaaaaagaaaatatttgttttttcagtttttacaaaaacattactttagaaaattgctttccagtttttttttttcagtttttacaaaaacattgttttataaaatatttttcagttttttttaaagcagatttttttaaaaaaactggaaaaaaaatattttcgtttttttcagtttttagaaaaacaaaattcagttttttccagtttttacaaaaaaagcttgctttagaaaattatttttcagtttttttttccagtttttacaaaaatattgttttagaaaatatttttcagtttttcttaaagcagtttttttttgtagtatacaaaaattatatgatATCTAGTTTATATTTATTGTTTGCGTGCATGCATATATTATTGTTGACAGAATGCAATACTACCTAATTTGCTATTTTCTCAAGAATAAATAATGATTTTCATACATGTAAAGCACATATGTCCTACCAATATTATTGCTTTGGTATAtctatattttatattaatttaaaattttaatatatattttatactttaattaaataaaaataaagaattacTTAAAttctttataataaatatttgattttttttaaataatactaaTTGTAAACTAACCTTTATTGTTCTTTTTCGTAATTAGacactcaaaagtactttttgaaaagattttattaaataTTACTCTACAAAAGTACTTGTCAAATGAATTGGCCAAACACGAACCGTTaatctccaaaagtactttttcaaaAACACTTTATGAACAAAGATATGATTTTCAGAATAAGTAGTTTTTGGAAGCTTAGCCAATTAGGATCTAAGTTGAAAAAGGGCGTTTTAGAAATTAAAGTATCCATTCAAAACAAAACATTTGGGAGAGGACTCAaaacgaaaaaagaaaaagaaaaggtttAGAGCCCTTCAGTGTATATCTAAATCTCTTGCATAactgaagttttttttttttaaagaaaataaaaagaaaatacctAATTTCGGACAATCAGTAAGattctgaaaatattttctttgtaaaaaagATAAAGAATTCTGCAAAACTATATTCCAAAAAAGTATTGTCGCTTttacaagaaaaaaaaatcttagtAATGTAAATGGTTTTAGTAACCATGTACATTGTATATTTAAAGTAACGTCAAAATTTTGATAAATGCCGACAAGAATTTGATAAGTACACTAATTGTCTATCTTATACATAGACTGAAAATCTACATATCCATTGGACTTAATAAGAACCATTCATTCTCATGTAACACAAAAGATCTATTCATTCTTATAAAAAGATGTATGATTTACATTTGCACTGTTTAACAGGTAGCAAAGGAATGAGTTGTGTACGGGCTTTAGTGCTTGGAGGTTCTAATTTCAACTCGACCAACGTCTTACAATCCCTAAAATCATTCTCATCTCTCGAGTCCCTTGCTTATGTTTATAGTAATCTCACAGCTCCGGCTATCACTTACGGTAACTTAAAAAAATATTCTCTACCTTAGTATCacctcttttcttttttaaatttgttttatttttctttgactcTCTAATAAAAGCATTAACAAATCTGAGCACATTGGAGTATCTATACTTGGGTGGATCTTCTTTAAATGAGAACTTTCTCTCAAGCATTGGACAAATGACTTCTCTTAAAGTACTGAGTTTGGCTTTTGGCGACAATTATGGCACCCTCCCCAATCAAGGTAGCTAGCGTGATTTTCTCTTTTTCATGCTAATGCCAACATTTCCATGTTTTGATTAGACATAGCTTATTATAGAAATTTATTTTTGCTATATGTCATATATAtgaatctttttattttatataggTTGGTGTGAACTCAAAAATATTCAAGAGCTAGCATTCACTAACAACAATTTTGAGGGAACACTTCCTTCATGTCTCGGAAACTTGACATCACTTCGTTGGCTGAGTCTTACTGGTAACTCCTTCACTGGAAATATAGACTTACATCCATTTTGGAGGAGACTCACATCACTTGAGTTCCTTGATATTTCACATAACCATTTTGAAGTTCCACTGTCATTCAAGCAGTTCGCCAACCATTCAAAACTGACATACTTGGATGTTGGCTCTAATACAATAACTACAGACACCGAATTTCAGAATTGGATCCCAAATTTCCAGTTGCAGCTTTTTGCTATTCAGGGATGTATAAACCTTCAGAAATTGCCTTCTTTCCTTCGCTACCAGTATGACTTGAGAATTCTTGCTATTGGTGGAAATCAATTGCCAGGAAACTTTCCAACCTGGTTATTAGAGAATAACACCAGACTTGGAGGCCTTTATGCTAGAGATAATGCTCTGATTGGACCGTTGGAGTTGCCGTCAACTTCTCTTCCCCGTCTACATACTATTGATGTTTCTAATAACAAACTAAATGGACATATTCCAGCAAACATAAGTTCAGCCTTCCCAAAGCTTACTATTCTGAACATGTCACAAAATTTGTTGGAAGGCCCTATACATTCCAAGGTTAGCGGCATTCATTTACAAATTCTAGACCTATCTCAAAATTTTTTGTCTGGAGGAGTTCCTAGTGATCTGACTAGTTCTCCAGCATTGCTCTATCTTCGGCTGTCATACAACAGGTTGATAGGGCAAATATTTTCGAACGATTTCAGATCAGGTATACTATCTTTTTTGTATTTGAATGACAATAACTTTGAGGGACCACTACCTAGTAACATTTTTCTTATAGCCTTTATTGTACTGGATGCTAGCAACAATAATTTCTCTGGAGAGATTCCGAGAGGGATTAGAGAAAATTCAAGATTATTACAACTTGATCTTTCCAAAAATCATTTCGAAGGCTCTATTCCAGTTGAAATTTGCAATTTGAAGAGCATTCAGGTCTTAGCTATGTCTGAAAATAGACTTTCAGGCACTATTCCTTCTTGTGTGAGTAGTTTGCCCCTTGAACATATCCATCTTGACAAAAATCAATTGGGTGGTGGACTTGAATATGCACTTCCCAACATCTCT is drawn from Nicotiana tomentosiformis chromosome 12, ASM39032v3, whole genome shotgun sequence and contains these coding sequences:
- the LOC104097585 gene encoding cuscuta receptor 1-like; this translates as MYDLHLHCLTGSKGMSCVRALVLGGSNFNSTNVLQSLKSFSSLESLAYVYSNLTAPAITYALTNLSTLEYLYLGGSSLNENFLSSIGQMTSLKVLSLAFGDNYGTLPNQGWCELKNIQELAFTNNNFEGTLPSCLGNLTSLRWLSLTGNSFTGNIDLHPFWRRLTSLEFLDISHNHFEVPLSFKQFANHSKLTYLDVGSNTITTDTEFQNWIPNFQLQLFAIQGCINLQKLPSFLRYQYDLRILAIGGNQLPGNFPTWLLENNTRLGGLYARDNALIGPLELPSTSLPRLHTIDVSNNKLNGHIPANISSAFPKLTILNMSQNLLEGPIHSKVSGIHLQILDLSQNFLSGGVPSDLTSSPALLYLRLSYNRLIGQIFSNDFRSGILSFLYLNDNNFEGPLPSNIFLIAFIVLDASNNNFSGEIPRGIRENSRLLQLDLSKNHFEGSIPVEICNLKSIQVLAMSENRLSGTIPSCVSSLPLEHIHLDKNQLGGGLEYALPNISSLITLDLGYNSFTGSIPHTIGSLSNLNFLLLNHNQLEGNIPAQICLLNKLSIMDLSFNKLYSPLLHCLGNLKQVENDEQTIRSFYFRMTSRAEWLHFLSWISSTRHYHITYGFISDVTLMDVETRVQFSTKRNTYTYKGSILKYMSGIDLSSNRLTGEIPIELGNLSKIHALNLSHNHLIGRIPESFSYLHEVESLDLSYNSLNGSIPEGLLELHPLAVFSVAHNNLSGRVPEFKGQFGTFDKSSYEGNPFLCGYPLDNECSSTKLSNTSKNESDESDLDYKESFYIGFGVSYGAILLGLAAALYFNPYWRRAWFTLVEALMVTSYYFLLDNVVSPFKNWW